In Cryptomeria japonica chromosome 5, Sugi_1.0, whole genome shotgun sequence, the genomic window CAGAGTAAGGGTAAAATATTATTGAGATATAATTTATCTCAATTAAGGTGGATAAAGGAGTGTGAAGGAAACTATGTGTATCATACTCTAGTCCAAATGAAAAAGAACAATATATTAAAGAATGGGGCTCTAAATGATTGTTTATGTGCTCTAAATGATTGTTTGAAACAATGCATCCTTTGAGACATAGCTATGCTGATGAAAAATCAAGTGGGACCCGAGTAGGGTGAtttgaacactcaacctctcaacccgaccttcctaactacccatacctaccctccccttttaccaattgctttattgtattacttgaaaatgtttattagggtaaattactatggataataatttgcaaatatttccacaagattttaatttattatattaatctTGAAATGCggaaatacattttgaaatatgtgatttaaataaattatttttaccataaaacattggtaaaatatatattagggtaaaatattatttcatataaatggatcttattttgaaaaatatgttaaaaggtgtgaaatgtaataatgaagaaaattgaattttgatattgttattaccttttttactctcttgtttacaatgttgttttatgtgcagaaagctaaaattcttgggcaaacattaaaagggagtattcttcatccaagattacattttgacatttttttgtgatataatatttctaattattacttgcgaaagacattttgatatttatagcatcttgatatacttatgcaagtagtattttctttttgccttttaagaaattacaattttaatattttttatcaaaagggaaaatatatgtggtattggatgacctaaatatggtttgatatattactatgtcattttatattctcttaatattattttcaccctaggtaaataatttgaacatattcattaggctgagtcatttaatgcttgattgctttttgcaaaggttatttcatatgatataatatttcccacccaaattaaacattaccaaaaggtgagaaagtattgtaacattattGGAAGGGAGGTAATTTctttttgttagaatatttaatctttacttagcttaggtttatttgtatttagtttaggatattcctttggaattcctacatgtaatttgtcctctagtacatgtgtgaggacaagtcatttcttttattttcctttattaaggaatattagatttcctccataagaggatgtggacacatggcacacacattttatgaatggtggcattcatagatttgggagttactttgtaactcctctcctcatctctatttaagagatgtctcctctctcatttcttcttaatgacaatattgtaaagagcttcttgctctctctctctctctcattttaggcattgcctcattcataatatcacaagggatttttctttgcttttcccctttcaaaagttcttgtgcctccttcttcacatttgggtgatgctccaaggtttttgcttttctcttggtaacaattacttcatcataaactttcttggattttatttttctttccttcctCTTGTATttccttacatggtatcagagcaggtttctaatccttgttttaagttgacattgatgaaggttaccattctgtggagttcgccttgttggaggcattcttgagaggagaataagttctttttctaatattttctattgtgtaggttttggtttcaaattttaactttttttcaaacttgttaacaagtttgcctgcaggtttaatcttctattctagtttttttattaaaaaagggcttttggaaggcttgccgccaaagttccttctttctagtttaaatttgtgtctttggaaggcttgccgccaaaattTCTGGTTTTTTTTAAGtgtgaatagtttggaaggtttaccaccaaactcagcctccttaatctatttggtcggcttgccgccaaatctgatttattattacattgcattagttctcataatttgtttctttgagagGAAAGATTTAAGTTTTTAATAGTTGTTCTTATCAGAATAACCATAATCTGTAGCTTTGATATCTGTGTATTCTTATGTCTCCATTATATTTTGTTCTCTTTACATATCAGCCTTGCTTTTGGCATATTTTGTTTGCTCAAGTTTAACAATAGTTTAATACATCTAACGCATGTAACAACAGTTTAACCTAATAGTAAATATTTTGTCCCAACCAAAATAATATTTTGATGCATACCCTAATCATAAAAATTAGTTCAACATTCAATAGTTTAACTAGCCTCTGACAAAGGGTACTCAAAAACCTCATTCTTCCCACAAAATTTTCTGTAAACACCAGCAAAGGTTTCCAACTTGTATTCTGTGTTATTCCGCTCCTTAGGATCCAGGTAGATAATACCAGTGTTTCCAGGGGGTACAACCACATCAACTGGAGCAACCAAACCAACAGGCGCTGGAGCTCCAACCTTATACTTTGCAACTTCCTCGCGGACCTCTTTCAAGTCACCTTTTGTGAAAATAAGCCCAACATTTCCCACGAGCAACTAGATGATGTTCAGATAAGCCATATTTCCAGACATCTTGGCATACATCCTAATACATCCTAatagattttttttcaaacttgGTATTCTTTCCCATTAGGCTGACTGAATCGGGCCTCAATCCCTGCCGAATGGACTGCAACTGATTGGATCCCACATTGTCTGCAAGGCACACCAATACCTGCATGTAATCTTCCAGTAAATCGCATATTTTCTTGTCGTAGATTACTTTCTTCTCAGCCTTAGTACCCTAACTTCTTTCCTGGTCGGGCTCAAAGCATTTAGAATTTGGAGAGCGTTTTTATTCTTTCCACCTCTGTCATAACAGTATTCTTTGCACCTCTGTCATAACGTCTCTGCACTGTAGGTTAGTTGGGGTAGGATTTCTCAGGGCACTGTAAATTCCCTACAAGAAATCATTTGTTTAAACATCTCTGTTCTCCTTGTTCCATATTCTCTGCAAAGTAACGTCTTTGTTCTCTCTGCACACCTGTACCAATCTATTTGTCTTCCTTTCACATCTCTGTACTTTGTGCCATATGTTTGGTAACTTCAGAATCTTCAAATAAAATAAGTATAAGTTTCAGTTAAGTTTAACACTCGtattaaaaaaaatttcatatatAAACTTTTAATATATCTAACATTCACgtatcaatttttttatattaaagttTATAAAGTTAAATAGTTTTTTTTCAATGCTTTTAAAAAGTAAAGTTTTTAAACAgtatttttcaaataatttttttttcttacaatataaagtttttattttagaatttaaaatttaaatttgttcttgaatctttgaaaataacatttcttgattaatttaaaaaaaaaaaaattggttcaatTTTAATCAAAAAGGTTATTCTTTAACTAAAAGGgggtaaatttttatttttaaaaaacaaatCTAACCATTTATTTGTTAACgtttattttgctatcatgtctacattaattcctgaaattaaattaaatagtactaattatcattcatggaaaacccatatctcgtttatttttcttttcaaacaccttttggatgttgcaactgataaaacctttgaacccgctacaactgctcctcaagccgacctagatagatggaaggctcaaaatgaggaagcacttggtttaattggtatttcaatggttcctgatttgtatgttttaattggaaattgtacaaaagcgcatgaagcttgggaaattttaaaaacaacttatgatagctcaaatgaatcccgaaaaattcaacttgaagatcaacttgaagatctaaggtatacggattttaaaactatggatgaattcttattaaagtttgattctgttaatagtcaattaactggtttaggagttactctagctgatttacggttaattcatcttattcttaaaaaatgtcttcctcgtcaatttcaacaatttattacgaatattcatgctcaacttgctattcctagcttagctactcaattaacttatgatatttttcgtaatttattgcgtcaagaggaagctaaattaattcaatttggtactcttaaaagtagtgaacatgcttttatgtctaaaaatcaaaatcataataatacttttagatccaataataataaacataatcataatcataataataatcataataataatcacaaatcctctaattatcaatctcattctaaatcctatcataacaattctcataataataatcataataatacgtacaataatcaaaggaataattctcaaacaagaccccattgcacatattgtgggaaagatggacatattactaataattgttttaagaaacaaaatggtaaaaagcccatgaatcaaaataatcaaaataatcaacataaacctcattataagaaaggtaataataatggtaattcatctcgtcatgcatttacatgtacttataatgtttctcaaccacttgagtggattattgattctagtgcatctcaacatgttacttctcataaagaatgttttgaatctttgcatcccgatacttctaatattcctgttcaattagctaataatcatagttgtaaagttgaagctattggtgatgtgaatgttcctaatgggaaattacatgatgttctttatgttcctgaattaaaatcaaatttgatttcaattcctaaactttgtcaagattataagattaacttttataggggcatatgttatatcattgatccaaacactaatcatgttattgctactgctaaaatggatagtgataacttattcaagttctatgaatttgctcctccaaagtattctttgcttactactgttgattttactatatggcatgaaagacttggccatctcaattctgattatatttcattgatgcaaaaagcaaatatggttgatggattgcctagtattgttccttctcaaattgtttgcaatggttgcatgagtggtaagatgcatagggaaccctttcctcatggtcaatcttggagggcaaatactaaattgcatctagttcatagtgatctcttgggtcccatggagaatccctccatccaaggttcaaggtatgcacttacctttgttgatgatttttcaaggagaacatggatatatttccttcattgtaaggatcaagtgcttgatgtgtttactgaatttcatatgtttgtagaaaggcaatctggttctaaaattaagattcttcgtactgacaatggaaaagaatatgtcaataatgcatttaatacttatttgaaatcttttggaattaaacatgagcttaccgttccttatacaccacaacaaaatggtgtggcagaacggaagcataggacaattgttgaaatggctagatgttcattgcatgctaaaaatatggattacaagttttgggctgaagctatggcttgtgcaacttatttaattaatagaacacctaccaaagccttaaaggataaaactcctgaagaagcttggtctggtagaaagcctaatttgcagaatttaagaatttttggttccatagcttatgttcacaaacctaaggagaaaagaaaaaaattagatgctaaatcttctccttttatttttgttggttatgatgaaaatactaaaggttatagagtttacaatcttattactaacaaggtaaaagttgcaagagatgtttgtattgtagaaaaaggcattcatgattgttctaaagtggaggatgatgaacttggtcaaaccaaagttgtgcttgtggaggaccaacctccttctcttaaccctactcctaatgcatctctttctattccttctagtgatagtgatgatgataataataattccactcctcatgactcttcttctagtgatgaatccattacttctaaaagaagacctaaatggtttaaatctttaattcaagatagtgatgaatacttagctagaatggataaacttcaagctagaagagttaattattgtaattatgctttaatgactactattatgaattctaatgatcctaaaacatttgatcaagctaaaaatcaaccgcattggcaaaaagcaatgaaggaagaatatgatactttaacttctaaccaaacttgggatttagttcccttgcctcatgttaaaaatcttgtttcttgcaagtggctttataaaactaaattgaatgctaataatcaagttagtaaatttaaagctagattagttgctagaggtttttctcaaattgaaggcttagattatactgaaacttttgctcctattgctaaaatgcctacaattaaacttgtgcttgctttagcttctagaatgaattggcctattcaccaaatggatgttaaaagtgcttttcttaatggtgatttacatgaggaaatttatatgtctcaacctcctagttttattaaagaaggtaatgcacacttagtttgtaaattaaagaaatcaatttatggattaaagcaatctcctagggagtggtattccaagattaatgaattctttctttctcaaggctttattagaagtaaaaatgatcctaacttgtatatta contains:
- the LOC131876211 gene encoding uncharacterized protein LOC131876211, yielding MQVLVCLADNVGSNQLQSIRQGLRPDSLLVGNVGLIFTKGDLKEVREEVAKYKVGAPAPVGLVAPVDVVVPPGNTGIIYLDPKERNNTEYKLETFAGVYRKFCGKNEVFEYPLFGPLAAASLVGGIFPVKLVRASSSVKYLYDGMVFSLYDGMVFSLDTECPVGFKSLM